AACCGCGGCGTCGAATAACCCGCACTGGCAGGCAACTCGTTGTCGGGCTGGGCATCCAACTGCGCCTTGATCACCTTCAGCGGCAGATACTGGTCGCGCTGTGCGGTGAGCACGAAGCGCAATCTGGCGCAGTCGTACGCGGTGAAGCGCCGGTACCCGGCCGCCGATCGCTGCGGCGTGACCAGCCCTTCGGCCTCCAGGAACCGGATCTTGGAGATGGTGACATCAGGGAAATCCGGGCGCAGCAGATCGAGCACCGCTCCGATGGACATCCCGGCTGGCACCGGGTCCGGTTGGGTCATCTGGTCCTCGCGCGAGCGCTCCGGCGACTCAGCCGGCGTCGTCGGTCTTGGGACCGGTCAGGAACACCAGCCGGAACTTGCCGATCTGCACCTCGTCACCGTTGGACAACACGGCCGAATCGACCGGTTCCCGGTTGACGTAGGTGCCGTTCAGGCTGCCGACATCGACGACCTGGAATTCGCCGGACTCCAACCGGAACTCGGCATGCCGACGGCTGACCGTCACATCGTCGAGGAAGATATCGCTGTCGGGGTGGCGGCCCGCCGACGTGGTGGCCTGATCCAGCAGGAACCGCGAACCGGCGTTGGGGCCACGCTTGACGACGAGCAGCGCCGAACCCGCAGGCAGACCCTCCACGCCCGATACCGAGCTCTCGGTGCCGGTGCTGGCCGGGGCGTCCAGTTCGTTGAGGAAATCCGCGCGGAAAACCGAGGTCGTCTCTACCGTCACCTCGTCGGACTGGTCTGCCTGAAAGTTGCTGTTCTCCGTCACCCGCTGCTCCTCTGCTGGCTGCTGTGGCGTGCCTGGCCGATGCCCGTCAGGCCATTCGGCAGCCCAACGGACCGTGGTTGCGTCTCATGTCGACCGTACCGCGCCGGGCAGACCATTGGGTCCACCACCGCCGGATCCGCCTGACACGGGCTCGGTCACGCCTGTCCTTGATGAACGATCGGCAAAACCCTAACAACACCTACTCGGGAAGGATTGCCCGGTAGCCGTCAGCGTCCAGCAGATCGGGCAACGGGCCCGGCTCGGGGGCCGTCTCGACCTGCAGTTCGACCAGCCATCCGGCGCCGTAGGGGTCGGAGTTGACCAACTCCGGATTGCCCTCCAGCTCACCGTTGACGGCAACGACTTTCGCCGTGATCGGTGCGTACAGATCCGACAGCGACTTCGTCGATTCGACCTCACCGAAGCTGTCGCCTGCGCTGACCGCGGCCCCCACGTCGGGCAGCTGCACGAACACCACGTCACCGAGGGCGGCCTGCGCGTAGTCGGTGATGCCCACGCGGACGGTGTCCTCGCCGGTGCGTCGCACCCACTCGTGCTCGGCGGTGTACTGCAGATCGGACGGGATCTCGCTCACGGGGCTCCTTTGACGGATACAAGCGGACTTACTTGACGGGCTGAGCGTATTGGCGAGGTTTCGGTTGCCGCAAGGCGGTCACATCGATGACATCGGCCTGGGCCACCGTCATCGATCCGCCGACCCGCTTCACGCTGTCCATCGCACCGCCGGGGATGTTCATCGCGGCGGCCAGTGTCGGCGGATCACCAATCGCCAGAACCGAATACGGCGCCCCGATGGTGACCCCGTCGACGATCAACGCGCCCGGCGCCCCCACCACCCAGGTGTCGACCCCGACCCGGATACCCGCCGCATCCCGTCCGGCCCCGCCGGCGCGGGTCCCCCGCACCTCCATGGCCTCGGCACCGGCGGCCCGCAGCTCGTTGATCACGTCGAGCATGGTCTCCGGCGACACACCGGCCGCCGCATCCTCGATGGTGATCGTCACACCGGGGCCCACCGCGGCGACCGTGCCGATCATGATCGACAGCGCCGCCAGCCGGGCCTGCGCATTCTCGATGGCGGCCTGATCGCTGCTGCCGGACTGCTGTAATGAGCTCAACGTCTCCTGCAGCTCGGCAACCTCGCTGTTCAGCGCGGCCTCACGCTGCTGCAGCGAATCGAGCAGCACCAGCAGATCCGCCGGGCGGGCCGAGTCCAGGGAATCACCGGTGCTGGTCTGACGGACCTGCGTCGCGATCGCGATACCGAGCAGCAGACACAGCAGCACGCCGAAGGTCCCGAAGATCACCTGGGACCGGGTCCGCCGCGCCCGGCCGGCACCGCCCGGCGGCATCTCGTGCCTGCCATGCTCGGGCTCGCTCGATTGGTGATCGGTGTGCTCGCTGTGCTCACCCATACCTCAGGCCCCGAACAGTCGACGGCGCAGGGCCGCGGCATTGCCGAAGATCCGGATGCCGAGCACCACGATGATCGCGGTGGACAGTTGTGTACCGACGCCGAGCTGGTCACCCACGTAGACGATCAGGGCGGCCACCAGCACGTTGAAGACGAAGGAGACGACGAACACCTTGGAGTCGAAGATGTGCTCCAGGTAGGCGCGCAGACCACCGAAGACGGCATCCAGCGCGGCGACCACGGCGATGGGCAGATAGGGCTGGATCGCCTCGGGCACACCCGGGTGGAAGACGAGCCCGAGCACGATGCCGACGACCAGTGCGGCGATTCCGATCATCGCTCGATCATTTCAGCAGCAGCCGTCACGGCTTCATCTCCTTGGCGAAGCGGATCTCGCGGACCGAGCCAGCCGGCACGTTCAGCGCCTCGCCGGTACTGACCGTAACCCCGACACCGTAGGACCGCTGCAGCAGCATCAGTCGCTGCATACCGGGGCTGCGGTTGAACACATCCTGGATGGCGTGCGGCGGACCCAGCGCGATCACCTCATACGGGCTGGTGATCGGGCGGTTGTCGACCAGGATGCGGCCACCGGCCTGCCGGATGGTGACGCCGGCGCCCACCCGCACCCCGCCCACCGACACCGCTTCGGCGCCGCCGACCCACAACGAGTTGACCACCAGCTGCAGGTCGCGATCCAGGATCACCTGCCGGCTGCCCGCGACCCGCTGCTTGCTCACATCGGTCAGATCGCGGGACACGCCGGGGTCGGTGACGGTAACCGTGACGCCGGGGCCGATCGCCGGGGTCACCGCAGCGGCGAATTCGGCGGCGTCGAGATCGGCGAGCAGCGCCCGGCCCTGTTCGTCGCCCGCCAACCTGCTGCGGCGTTCGGCCTCCACCTCGGCGGCCAGCCCGTCACGGGTGGCCTCGATTGCTGCCGTGCGGGTTTCGGCAGCACGGGCGCTCTCGGAGAGCACCTGCTGGGTCTGGCGATTCGCCGGCGCGAGCGCCTGCGCCTGCGACGCGGCGGCCGCGAAGACGGTCGCGATGATCAGCCCGGCCAGCAACGTCCAGCCCCATTGCCGCCCGCGCGGTGGCGGTCGATCCGGGCGGGCGGCGGCGGCCGCCGCGTAGCCGGGATCGAGGTGTTCGGTCAGCAGCGAGCGCAGCAGGGAGGGGACCGGAATTCGTTGGGGTGCACCGGCTTGGTGGGCGCTCAGCCCCGCCCGCGGGTGATAACCGCCCAACGAATTCGATCGCTCAGCCACCGGTAACGCGCCCCCGCGGTGTCGCAGGCGCGCGCGGCATGGATCGCGCCACCATGGACACCTGCATCAGGTACAGCACGGCCGACCAGAGGTAGAGCGCCAGACCCCAGATCAGGAACGCCCACCCGCAGGCCAGGATCACCCGACTCCACAGGGCGTCGAACTGGCCGAGCAGGACCAAGGGCAGTCCCGACATCAGCGCGAAGGTGGCGCCCTTGCCGAGGTAGGTGACGGGCAAGGCGGTCAGACCGCGCGAGCGCAGCAGCGGAAGGGTCGCCGCCAGCACCAGATCCCGGCCCAGCAGCACGATCACGAACCACCACGGCACCACGCCGGCCGCGGCCAGTGCCAGCGGGACGACGATCATGTAGATGCGGTCCACCAAGGGGTCCAGCAGCTCGCCCAGCCGCGAGGACTGGTTGTCGACCAGCCGGGCGATCTTGCCGTCGGCCCAGTCGGAGAACCCGCTGAACATCAGGACCGCCACCGCCCACCCGGTCTGTTCGGCGACCAGCAGCAGGTACAGGAAGACCGGCACCAGGATCAGTCGGATCGCCGAGAGCACGTTCGGGATCGTCAACACCCGATCACCGATGCCGCTCGGCACCGAATCCTGTGGACGATCCCCCGCCGCTCCGCTCGCCCGGGTCATGGCTAGAAACCTAGCGGAACACGCCGGGCAGACTCAGCGCCGACATGACATTGTCGGCCAGTGGATCGTCGTGGATCATGTACGTCCACGTCGAGGTGGGCCGCGCCAGCCTGGTCAGGTCCAGCCCGGCCACCCCCTCCTCGTCATCGACGATGGTGGCGGTGTCGAAGGTCTGCTGAGCGGCCTCGATCGCGTCGGCGGCCAGCGAGGCGAACGCGTCCACCGCCATCCGGTGGAACTCGTCGAGCGGATTCTGGTTTCCCAGGGCCCGCAGGCTGATGCTCTCCCGGATATCGGCCAGGTAAGCCAGGTGGTCGGCCCACCCCCGGTCCAGGTGGTACAGCATGATCAGCCGGCAGATCTCCTCGAGGCGCTCCTGCGGAATCGTCTCGGCGAGTTCCTCGTAGCGCTGCGGAGAGCGTTCTTCCAGCTCCTCCCGGGCGGCCGCGGTCCGCAGCAGGGTGTCCCGGCGCTCGACCAGGATTGCGCGTTGCTGCGCGGTGAGCTGGTTGTAGCGCCAGGTGTTGGCATGCAGGTCGAGCGTCTTGCCCTCGGCCACCCGTTGCGCGTGGTCCAGCAGGGCGGCGGCCCGGTTGCTGGTGATCCGGCCGTCGCCGTCGGTGGCCAGTGGGAGCTTGTTGGGCTCTACGAAGGACACCACCACATCGTCCTCCCAGCTGGAGAAGAACACCGAGGACCCGGGATCGCCCTGCCGCCCGGCGCGCCCGCGCAGCTGGTTGTCGAGTCGTTCGGTGTAATGCCTGCCGGTGCCGATGACGTGCAGGCCGCCGAGTTCGGCGACCTCATCATGCTCGGCTTCATCTGAGCCGCCCAGCCGGATGTCCGTCCCGCGGCCGGCCATCTGGGTCGATACCGTGACCCGGCCCCGCGCGCCGGCCTCGGCGATGACGGCGGCCTCCTCGGCATCGTTCTTGGCGTTCAGCACCACCGCCGGAATGCCGGCCTTGACCAACCGCTCGTGCAGTTCCTCGGATTCGGCGACGTCGCGGGTGCCGACCAAGATCGGCTGGGAGGTGGTATGCACCTCGGCGATGTGCTCGACGATGGCATCGTTCTTGGCGGCGATGGTGATGTAGACCCGATCGGCCTCGTCCTCGCGCATGTTGGGCTTGTTCGGCGGGATCGGGGACACCCCGAGCTTGTAGAACTGGCGCAACTGCTCACCGGCGGCCAATGCGGTGCCGGTCATGCCGCACACCCGCGGGTACCGGTTGATCAGGGCCTGCACCGTGATGGTGTCGAGCACCTCACCGGTCTCGGTGATCTCGATGCCCTCCTTGGCCTCGACGGCCGCCTGCAGGCCGTCGGGCCAGCGCTGCAACGAGGCGATGCGCCCGCGGGACGCATTGATCAGGTGCACCGCGTTATCGCGCACGATGTAATGCACATCGCGTTCCAGCAGCACGTGCGCGTGCAGGGCGACGTTGATCTCGGTCAGCGTCGAGCCGACGTGCTCCTCGGAGTACAGGTCGATACCGCCGAGGGCGGCCTCGAGTCGTCGCGCGCCCTTGTCGGTGAGCTGCACGTTGCGCTTGTCGGCGTCGGTCTCGTACTCGACGCCCTCGCGCAGCTCGCCGACCAGCCGGATGATCTCGACCCGCGGGGTCTCCCGGTGCGACGTGCCCGCCAGCACCAGCGGCACCAGCGCCTCATCGACCAGGACCGAGTCGGCCTCGTCGATCAGTGCGATGTCCGGGCTCGGTGAGACCAGGTCGTCGACGGAGATCACCAACTGATCACGCAGCACGTCGAAGCCGATTTCGTTGACCGAGCCATAGGTGATGTTGCAGCCGTAGGCCTCCCGGCGCTGTTCGGGAGTCGAGTCGGCGGTGATCCAGCCGACGGTCAGCCCGAGCGCACGGTGCAGCGGTCCCATCCACTCGGCATCGCGACGAGCCAGATAGTCGTTGACCGAGATGACGTGCACGCTGCGGCCACCGATGGCATATCCCGCTGCGGCGATGGCGCCGGCCAGCGTCTTGCCCTCACCGGTGGCCATCTCGACGACGTCACCGGCCAGCATGCGCAACGCGCCGAGCAACTGAACATCGAACGGCCGCAGCGCGATCGACCGCTCGGCGGCCTCCCTGACAAGCGCCAGGAACTGCGGGATGTCCGACGAGTCGGCAAGGTCGTCGAGGTTGAGTAGCCCGGCGGCCTTGAGCAG
The sequence above is drawn from the Mycolicibacterium neoaurum VKM Ac-1815D genome and encodes:
- a CDS encoding CDP-alcohol phosphatidyltransferase family protein, producing the protein MTRASGAAGDRPQDSVPSGIGDRVLTIPNVLSAIRLILVPVFLYLLLVAEQTGWAVAVLMFSGFSDWADGKIARLVDNQSSRLGELLDPLVDRIYMIVVPLALAAAGVVPWWFVIVLLGRDLVLAATLPLLRSRGLTALPVTYLGKGATFALMSGLPLVLLGQFDALWSRVILACGWAFLIWGLALYLWSAVLYLMQVSMVARSMPRAPATPRGRVTGG
- the garA gene encoding glycogen accumulation regulator GarA, with protein sequence MTENSNFQADQSDEVTVETTSVFRADFLNELDAPASTGTESSVSGVEGLPAGSALLVVKRGPNAGSRFLLDQATTSAGRHPDSDIFLDDVTVSRRHAEFRLESGEFQVVDVGSLNGTYVNREPVDSAVLSNGDEVQIGKFRLVFLTGPKTDDAG
- a CDS encoding DUF881 domain-containing protein encodes the protein MAERSNSLGGYHPRAGLSAHQAGAPQRIPVPSLLRSLLTEHLDPGYAAAAAARPDRPPPRGRQWGWTLLAGLIIATVFAAAASQAQALAPANRQTQQVLSESARAAETRTAAIEATRDGLAAEVEAERRSRLAGDEQGRALLADLDAAEFAAAVTPAIGPGVTVTVTDPGVSRDLTDVSKQRVAGSRQVILDRDLQLVVNSLWVGGAEAVSVGGVRVGAGVTIRQAGGRILVDNRPITSPYEVIALGPPHAIQDVFNRSPGMQRLMLLQRSYGVGVTVSTGEALNVPAGSVREIRFAKEMKP
- the secA2 gene encoding accessory Sec system translocase SecA2; the encoded protein is MSKSGGAKSGRLSNRFWKLLGASTDKDQARSMTQVHAAAKFEEKAAGLDDDQLLKAAGLLNLDDLADSSDIPQFLALVREAAERSIALRPFDVQLLGALRMLAGDVVEMATGEGKTLAGAIAAAGYAIGGRSVHVISVNDYLARRDAEWMGPLHRALGLTVGWITADSTPEQRREAYGCNITYGSVNEIGFDVLRDQLVISVDDLVSPSPDIALIDEADSVLVDEALVPLVLAGTSHRETPRVEIIRLVGELREGVEYETDADKRNVQLTDKGARRLEAALGGIDLYSEEHVGSTLTEINVALHAHVLLERDVHYIVRDNAVHLINASRGRIASLQRWPDGLQAAVEAKEGIEITETGEVLDTITVQALINRYPRVCGMTGTALAAGEQLRQFYKLGVSPIPPNKPNMREDEADRVYITIAAKNDAIVEHIAEVHTTSQPILVGTRDVAESEELHERLVKAGIPAVVLNAKNDAEEAAVIAEAGARGRVTVSTQMAGRGTDIRLGGSDEAEHDEVAELGGLHVIGTGRHYTERLDNQLRGRAGRQGDPGSSVFFSSWEDDVVVSFVEPNKLPLATDGDGRITSNRAAALLDHAQRVAEGKTLDLHANTWRYNQLTAQQRAILVERRDTLLRTAAAREELEERSPQRYEELAETIPQERLEEICRLIMLYHLDRGWADHLAYLADIRESISLRALGNQNPLDEFHRMAVDAFASLAADAIEAAQQTFDTATIVDDEEGVAGLDLTRLARPTSTWTYMIHDDPLADNVMSALSLPGVFR
- a CDS encoding DUF881 domain-containing protein, whose amino-acid sequence is MGEHSEHTDHQSSEPEHGRHEMPPGGAGRARRTRSQVIFGTFGVLLCLLLGIAIATQVRQTSTGDSLDSARPADLLVLLDSLQQREAALNSEVAELQETLSSLQQSGSSDQAAIENAQARLAALSIMIGTVAAVGPGVTITIEDAAAGVSPETMLDVINELRAAGAEAMEVRGTRAGGAGRDAAGIRVGVDTWVVGAPGALIVDGVTIGAPYSVLAIGDPPTLAAAMNIPGGAMDSVKRVGGSMTVAQADVIDVTALRQPKPRQYAQPVK
- the gcvH gene encoding glycine cleavage system protein GcvH, producing the protein MSEIPSDLQYTAEHEWVRRTGEDTVRVGITDYAQAALGDVVFVQLPDVGAAVSAGDSFGEVESTKSLSDLYAPITAKVVAVNGELEGNPELVNSDPYGAGWLVELQVETAPEPGPLPDLLDADGYRAILPE
- a CDS encoding small basic family protein encodes the protein MIGIAALVVGIVLGLVFHPGVPEAIQPYLPIAVVAALDAVFGGLRAYLEHIFDSKVFVVSFVFNVLVAALIVYVGDQLGVGTQLSTAIIVVLGIRIFGNAAALRRRLFGA